CTTCGTATCCCCCGCTGCCATCTTCCTGCCCAGGCGCCATTACCATCCAAACTCCCCCGTCCCCGCCTGTATACGTGTCTCTCCCACCGCCTGCGCCAGTCTACGTCACCCCTCCAGCATCTCCTCCAGTGCTGGTTGAGGTGCCTCCTTTACCACCGATGACGGTCACCCCTCCTCCGCTACCACCCTTCGTCGTCAACCCACCGCCTCCACCACCGATGACGGTGACTCCGCCTCCATTGCCGCCAATATGCGTCAACCCACCTCTTCCTCCGCCAGTGTACGTCACGCCGCCAACTCCTCCTACGATGTACATCAATCCCCCAGCGCTCCCGCCTATGCTAGTGGAAGTTCCATTGCCACCTCCAATCGTCATTGAGCTGCCTCCTCCCCCGCCGATCGTGGTGCAACCTCCACCCATCGGGCAGATCATGGTGCAGCCCCCGCCTCTGCCTCCCGTGCCGGTTGAACTGCCCCCGATGACCCCGATCATGGTCCAACCGCCTCCGCTGCCGCCAGTGTGCGTCCAGCCGCCGCCTCCAGCTCCGATTAGCGTCCAGCCACCTTCACCGCCACCGATGACGTTGACCCCACCCCCACTTCCTCCCTTCACGGTGCAGCCTCCAGTGCCCGAGCCCATCTTATACGAATCTCCCCCGTCACCCCCAATTCTAGTCCAACCCCCTCCGCCCCCGCCCTTCTGCGTGCAACCACCCCCGCCTCCCCCGCTCTGCCTGCAGCCTCCCTCCCCTCCTCCGATCTGCTGCAACTCCGCACCGCTGCCATATAACCCTTATGAGTTCCCATCGCCATACCCTCCGCCACCAGTTGCGccaatttatttgtaaaaatgtTGAAATTGTTATATTATGACAATACATGTTGAGTATTGTAATGTAaatgctttattttatttaataagtaaaCGATTATACGAacctaattttgttttttattttcttattcaCCTAAGAATGCACACTTCATGCACTGCAGCCTTGTTTGCATTTTACGACATCTACCAA
This window of the Ostrinia nubilalis chromosome 9, ilOstNubi1.1, whole genome shotgun sequence genome carries:
- the LOC135075037 gene encoding uncharacterized protein LOC135075037, whose product is METAKALFLVLGLVAQHAWAFDPYGQYYAAPSYPPAIAASASASASAYVDFSAAPSYLDYTAAPTYVDYGAAPAYIDYAAPPTYVDYSPAPTYLDYPAPIPLPSPSYPPLPSSCPGAITIQTPPSPPVYVSLPPPAPVYVTPPASPPVLVEVPPLPPMTVTPPPLPPFVVNPPPPPPMTVTPPPLPPICVNPPLPPPVYVTPPTPPTMYINPPALPPMLVEVPLPPPIVIELPPPPPIVVQPPPIGQIMVQPPPLPPVPVELPPMTPIMVQPPPLPPVCVQPPPPAPISVQPPSPPPMTLTPPPLPPFTVQPPVPEPILYESPPSPPILVQPPPPPPFCVQPPPPPPLCLQPPSPPPICCNSAPLPYNPYEFPSPYPPPPVAPIYL